From the Lathyrus oleraceus cultivar Zhongwan6 chromosome 4, CAAS_Psat_ZW6_1.0, whole genome shotgun sequence genome, one window contains:
- the LOC127076369 gene encoding beta-fructofuranosidase, cell wall isozyme-like yields the protein MLKWMSGFADPNGPLIYKGVYHLFYQYNPKGAQWGNIVWAHSISTDLVNWTPLDPAIFPSQPSDINGCWSGSTTILHGNKPAILYTGINKLNHQVQNLAYPKNVSDPFLREWIKSPENPVMEPTTENKINSSSFRDPTTGWLGKDGKWRVLIGSKRRTTGIAILYKSKDFVNWDKSKHPLHSAKGTGMWECPDFFPVLKNGINGVDTSLNDNSVRHVLKVSLDDHKHDYYLIGSYEEEKDRFVPDKGFEEVEIEYVFRYDYGKYYASKTFFDYEKNRRVLLGWANESSSVDDDIKKGWSGIHAIPRAIWLHKSGKQLVQWPVVEIEKLRVNHVNWPTKLLRGDELLQINGVTASQADVEISFEVNENDIGEAEVLEKWTDPQILCSQKGTSVKSGLGPFGLLAFASKGLQEFTSVFFRIFKFQNKNLVLFCSDQSRSSLNKHNDLTSYGTFLDVDVLHEKLSLRTLIDHSVVESFGGEGKACITARVYPTLAINDKAFIYAFNNGTTDIKITSLSAWSMKKAQLNGKL from the exons ATGCTTAAATGGATGTCTGGATTTGCAGATCCTAATG GTCCATTGATTTACAAAGGAGTTTATCATTTATTCTATCAATACAACCCTAAAGGTGCACAATGGGGAAATATAGTATGGGCCCATTCAATTTCAACTGATCTTGTTAACTGGACCCCACTAGACCCAGCCATCTTTCCATCTCAACCGTCCGATATAAATGGTTGTTGGTCAGGATCAACCACAATACTTCATGGTAACAAACCAGCAATTCTATACACAGGAATCAACAAACTCAACCACCAAGTTCAAAATTTAGCATACCCTAAAAATGTATCTGACCCTTTTCTAAGGGAATGGATCAAGTCACCAGAAAATCCAGTAATGGAACCAACTACTGAAAATAAAATTAACTCAAGTTCATTCAGAGATCCAACCACTGGTTGGTTAGGAAAAGATGGAAAATGGAGGGTTCTTATTGGGAGCAAAAGAAGAACCACAGGGATTGCAATTTTGTATAAGAGTAAAGATTTTGTTAATTGGGATAAATCTAAGCACCCTTTGCATTCAGCTAAGGGAACTGGAATGTGGGAGTGTCCTGATTTTTTTCCTGTGTTGAAAAATGGGATTAATGGTGTTGATACATCATTAAATGATAATTCTGTTAGACATGTTCTTAAGGTTAGTTTAGATGATCATAAACATGATTATTATCTTATTGGGAGTTATGAGGAAGAAAAAGACAGATTTGTCCCTGATAAAGGTTTTGAAGAAGTTGAAATTGAATATGTTTTTAGATATGATTATGGGAAATATTATGCTTCAAAAACTTTCTTTGATTATGAGAAGAATAGAAGGGTTTTGCTTGGTTGGGCTAATGAATCTTCAAGTGTTGATGATGATATCAAGAAAGGATGGTCTGGAATCCAT GCAATTCCAAGGGCCATTTGGTTACATAAGTCAGGAAAACAGTTGGTACAGTGGCCAGTTGTAGAAATTGAGAAGCTGCGAGTAAATCATGTCAACTGGCCCACCAAACTTCTCAGGGGAGATGAACTTCTGCAAATTAATGGTGTCACAGCATCACAG GCTGATGTTGAAATTTCATTTGAAGTGAATGAGAATGACATTGGAGAAGCTGAAGTTTTGGAGAAATGGACAGATCCTCAAATTCTGTGTAGCCAAAAGGGTACATCAGTAAAAAGTGGTTTAGGACCTTTTGGTTTGTTAGCTTTTGCTTCAAAGGGGTTACAAGAGTTCACATCAGTGTTCTTTAGAATATTCAAATTCCAAAACAAAAACTTGGTCCTCTTTTGTAGTGACCAAAGCAG GTCTTCTTTGAATAAACATAATGATTTGACTAGTTATGGGACTTTTCTAGACGTGGATGTTCTTCATGAGAAGCTGTCATTGAGAACTTTG ATTGATCACTCTGTGGTAGAGAGTTTTGGTGGAGAAGGAAAGGCATGCATTACAGCTAGAGTTTATCCCACATTGGCTATCAATGATAAAGCATTCATTTATGCTTTTAATAATGGAACTACTGATATCAAGATCACAAGTCTGAGTGCTTGGAGCATGAAGAAAGCACAGTTAAATGGAAAATTATAA
- the LOC127138087 gene encoding uncharacterized protein LOC127138087, translated as MLVYVKFMKDLLSGKCKLKYDENITLAEELNAIIQLKHPPRLTDSAYRYITYSYGVLKDVLVRVENLLFPADFVILDIPEDSETPLLQGRPLFATCIALIDLEMGELVLIFNKEQVLFNVFEAMKHKKENLQHYKVDVVENIVEEVSPSESHFLPIEYIMANSINMIEEIQDKEVKEYVHVISKSETE; from the exons ATGCTAGTTTATGTTAAGTTTATGAAGGACCTCTTATCAGGAAAGTGTAAATTGAAGTATGATGAGAATATCACTTTAGCAGAAGAGTTAAATGCAATCATTCAACTAAAGCATCCGCCCAGACTCACTGATTCAG CTTACCGTTATATCACCTATTCATATGGAGTTCTTAAAGATGTATTGGTTAGAGTGGAAAATTTGTTGTTTCCAGCAGATTTTGTGATTCTTGATATTCCAGAAGACTCTGAAACACCACTACTTCAAGGTAGACCATTATTCGCAACATGTATAGCTCTCATTGATTTGGAGATGGGAGAATTGGTTTTGATATTCAACAAAGAACAGGTTTTGTTTAATGTGTTTGAAGCCATGAAACATAAAAAAGAGAACCTGCAACACTATAAAGTTGATGTAGTTGAAAATATAGTCGAGGAAGTGTCTCCAAGTGAGTCGCATTTTTTACCTATTGAATATATTATGGCGAATTCTATTAACATGATTGAGGAAATACAAGATAAAGAAGTCAAGGAATATGTGCATGTCATATCAAAAAGTGAGACTGAGTAA